One Candidatus Schekmanbacteria bacterium DNA segment encodes these proteins:
- a CDS encoding 4Fe-4S dicluster domain-containing protein produces MDIKFDELDPGFKYEVAKRPGGDKIKYCYSCGTCTASCPVRKIDERFNPRQIIRMALLGMKEKVYKSEFIWLCTACYSCQEKCPQDVKITDLMTVFKNLATEAGYVHPSYLQIGDFIKSSGRVYVLEDFDNKKREKAGLPALPLKIDEVEKVFEITGFSKLIPAKQEAAPEEVKTGDTQ; encoded by the coding sequence ATGGATATAAAGTTTGATGAGCTTGATCCGGGTTTTAAATATGAAGTGGCAAAAAGGCCCGGGGGTGACAAGATAAAATACTGTTATTCCTGCGGCACATGCACCGCAAGCTGTCCGGTTCGTAAAATAGACGAGAGATTCAATCCGAGACAGATAATAAGGATGGCGCTTCTCGGGATGAAAGAGAAGGTTTACAAAAGCGAATTCATATGGCTTTGCACTGCCTGCTACAGCTGTCAGGAGAAATGTCCGCAGGATGTTAAGATCACTGATTTAATGACGGTGTTTAAAAACCTTGCCACTGAGGCAGGTTATGTTCATCCGTCTTATCTTCAGATCGGGGATTTCATAAAATCAAGCGGAAGGGTATATGTGCTTGAAGATTTTGACAATAAAAAAAGGGAAAAGGCAGGATTGCCCGCACTTCCCCTAAAGATTGACGAGGTTGAGAAAGTTTTTGAGATTACCGGGTTCAGCAAGTTGATACCGGCAAAACAGGAAGCCGCGCCGGAAGAGGTTAAAACAGGAGATACACAGTGA
- a CDS encoding CoB--CoM heterodisulfide reductase iron-sulfur subunit A family protein — MKSFVAIIGGGIAGISAANELSREKVPFALIEKEFYAGGKSSLLCCKASEKCNRCSACVADHRIKDFFSGRESPLHVGSYLTGIEKDEKGFNINFKKSARSVIEEKCTSCGKCEEACPVAGKAIKLPPPGTFPKTAYIDKSLCLRSKGENCEICAKVCPENAVDYSQNPVNEKIYASSVILAVGFEHFNPRDKSSFHYGIFKNVISGQELEEALRIKGKVVRPSDGKVPSSIAYIQCAGSRDPKNTNPYCSQVCCLYAMRTALHIKEESPDTKIKIFYMDIQSDCKKEMEFYNDCLARIEMERSMPGNIEELDSGGILVTYESIEKGKNIAEEFDMVVLSTGIAATPANKMVTQMFGLKTDSSGFIESGDESERTKTKDRRIFIAGCCQSPKNISSSMAQGVAAARNAIEIGYGE; from the coding sequence GTGAAATCTTTTGTAGCCATAATAGGCGGAGGGATTGCAGGCATTTCTGCAGCAAATGAGTTGTCGCGTGAAAAGGTCCCTTTTGCACTTATTGAAAAGGAATTCTATGCAGGAGGGAAAAGCTCGCTCCTTTGCTGCAAAGCCTCCGAGAAATGCAACCGCTGCTCTGCCTGTGTCGCAGACCACAGGATAAAGGATTTTTTTTCAGGGAGAGAATCTCCTCTTCATGTAGGTTCATATTTAACCGGCATTGAAAAGGATGAAAAAGGTTTCAATATAAATTTTAAAAAATCTGCTCGAAGCGTAATAGAAGAAAAATGCACTTCCTGCGGGAAATGCGAAGAGGCTTGTCCGGTTGCCGGGAAAGCCATCAAATTGCCGCCTCCTGGAACATTTCCAAAGACAGCTTACATAGATAAATCTCTCTGCCTTCGCTCCAAAGGGGAAAATTGTGAGATTTGCGCAAAGGTCTGTCCTGAGAATGCTGTTGATTACAGTCAAAACCCTGTTAATGAGAAAATTTACGCCTCATCTGTTATTCTTGCCGTAGGATTTGAGCATTTTAATCCGCGCGATAAATCATCATTCCACTATGGCATTTTTAAAAATGTAATAAGCGGGCAGGAGCTTGAAGAGGCTTTAAGGATAAAGGGGAAAGTGGTCAGACCCTCTGACGGCAAAGTCCCTTCTTCGATTGCCTATATACAGTGTGCCGGAAGCCGGGACCCTAAGAATACAAATCCTTACTGCTCTCAGGTCTGCTGCCTTTATGCTATGCGGACTGCATTACATATAAAAGAAGAATCTCCGGACACGAAGATAAAGATTTTCTATATGGATATCCAGAGCGACTGCAAGAAAGAAATGGAGTTTTACAATGATTGCCTCGCAAGGATAGAAATGGAAAGGTCAATGCCGGGAAACATCGAAGAGCTGGATAGCGGAGGCATACTCGTTACATACGAGTCAATAGAAAAGGGCAAAAACATCGCCGAAGAATTTGACATGGTGGTTCTTTCAACAGGAATTGCGGCGACACCGGCGAATAAAATGGTAACTCAAATGTTCGGACTTAAAACTGACAGCTCTGGCTTTATCGAGTCCGGCGATGAGAGCGAGAGAACCAAAACCAAAGACCGCAGGATATTTATTGCAGGATGCTGCCAGTCGCCAAAAAACATAAGCTCAAGCATGGCGCAGGGGGTAGCTGCTGCAAGGAATGCAATAGAGATAGGGTATGGGGAATAA
- a CDS encoding FAD-dependent oxidoreductase: MKNMKTEKTDVLIVGGGLAGMSCAIKLSRAGLSVTIIEKQDRLGGKLNEITSFYNSEIKPQELLKGKILPLQSSDKTEVLLNTTLSQLSGEPGNFMVLLNSSDESKEVNCGAVIISTGAELGISDREKANLPADERIVSLSGFEKERKKYLESVKNGNKAILFLGSYSGSYLPVLSASMFYNASIALEALNVPVILAIPNAEVAREGVEELYRDAREKGVVLFKTTSKMPQITKEAGNIIAYIDDPYLKEGDADSPRVIVECGLIVLEDSVLPSAEICELSQTLRIKTHSHGSLQPDNPNLSTVDTNRCGIFICGSCRQVSEIQEVERDAGNAVAEVLRLLKGELRYSEEKIKVDKGKCTLCLTCYRVCPHSAITWSRAAEISQSTCMACGTCTSECPNRAITLSGYSDEDLYDAIERVL, encoded by the coding sequence TTGAAAAATATGAAAACTGAGAAGACAGATGTTTTGATTGTGGGAGGGGGGCTTGCGGGGATGTCATGCGCAATCAAGCTTTCACGCGCAGGGCTTAGCGTCACTATTATCGAAAAACAGGACAGGCTTGGCGGCAAGCTGAATGAGATAACCTCTTTTTATAATTCAGAGATTAAACCTCAAGAACTATTAAAGGGAAAAATATTACCCCTCCAATCTTCAGATAAGACAGAGGTTCTTTTAAATACAACCTTGTCACAGTTAAGCGGAGAGCCTGGGAATTTTATGGTTCTTTTAAATTCTTCTGATGAAAGCAAGGAAGTGAATTGCGGCGCAGTAATCATTTCAACGGGTGCAGAGCTTGGAATATCTGATAGAGAAAAAGCGAATCTTCCGGCAGATGAAAGAATAGTGAGTCTTTCAGGCTTTGAAAAAGAACGTAAAAAATATTTGGAGTCTGTTAAGAATGGTAATAAAGCCATACTCTTTTTAGGAAGCTACTCAGGCTCATATCTTCCTGTGCTTTCAGCCTCCATGTTTTACAATGCTTCAATCGCCTTAGAGGCTCTTAATGTTCCTGTTATACTTGCAATTCCCAATGCAGAGGTTGCAAGAGAAGGGGTTGAAGAACTTTATAGAGATGCCCGCGAAAAAGGAGTAGTCCTCTTTAAAACCACATCTAAGATGCCGCAGATTACAAAAGAGGCGGGCAATATTATTGCTTATATAGATGACCCCTATCTTAAAGAGGGTGATGCTGATTCTCCAAGAGTGATTGTTGAATGCGGACTTATAGTTTTAGAGGATTCAGTCCTTCCTTCAGCAGAGATTTGTGAATTATCTCAAACGCTCAGAATAAAAACGCACAGCCACGGAAGCTTACAACCTGACAATCCGAATCTTTCAACCGTTGACACAAACAGGTGCGGTATTTTTATTTGCGGCTCCTGCAGGCAGGTCTCTGAAATACAGGAAGTGGAAAGGGATGCAGGAAACGCAGTCGCCGAAGTACTCCGTCTTTTAAAGGGAGAATTGAGGTATTCTGAAGAAAAGATAAAAGTTGATAAAGGGAAGTGTACGCTTTGTCTTACATGCTACAGGGTTTGTCCCCACAGCGCCATAACATGGTCGCGGGCAGCGGAGATATCGCAGTCAACATGTATGGCATGCGGGACTTGCACGAGCGAATGTCCCAACAGGGCTATAACGCTTTCCGGTTACAGCGACGAGGATTTGTACGATGCGATTGAGAGGGTTTTATGA
- a CDS encoding hydrogenase iron-sulfur subunit, which produces MSSTGAEKQADVRSIVAFCCNHSGFEAYESACRELKFSDDFLKIVKVPCSGKVDIQHILRVFEKGAAAVMVFACYRDNCKYIHGNVRAEKRMEDVKLLLGEIGIDAERVAFCNVASNTPHRVTQAVIKMRETINRLGPLTV; this is translated from the coding sequence ATGAGCAGCACAGGAGCTGAAAAACAGGCAGATGTCCGCAGCATTGTGGCTTTCTGCTGCAATCACTCAGGCTTTGAGGCTTATGAGTCTGCATGCAGGGAATTGAAATTCAGCGATGATTTTTTAAAGATTGTAAAAGTTCCTTGTTCAGGCAAAGTTGATATCCAGCACATTCTGCGTGTATTTGAAAAGGGAGCAGCGGCTGTCATGGTTTTTGCCTGTTACAGGGACAATTGCAAATACATACATGGCAATGTGCGTGCTGAAAAAAGAATGGAAGATGTGAAACTGCTGCTTGGCGAGATTGGGATAGACGCTGAGAGGGTTGCTTTTTGCAATGTGGCATCTAATACACCTCACAGGGTAACCCAGGCTGTAATAAAAATGAGGGAAACCATCAACAGACTTGGTCCATTAACGGTGTAA